One region of Enterobacter ludwigii genomic DNA includes:
- the gyrA gene encoding DNA topoisomerase (ATP-hydrolyzing) subunit A — translation MSDLAREITPVNIEEELKSSYLDYAMSVIVGRALPDVRDGLKPVHRRVLYAMNVLGNDWNKAYKKSARVVGDVIGKYHPHGDSAVYDTIVRMAQPFSLRYMLVDGQGNFGSIDGDSAAAMRYTEIRLAKIAHELMADLEKETVDFVDNYDGTEKIPDVMPTKIPNLLVNGSSGIAVGMATNIPPHNITEVINGCLAYIDDEDISIEGLMEHIPGPDFPTAAIINGRRGIEEAYRTGRGKIYIRARAEVEADAKTGRETIIVHEIPYQVNKARLIEKIAELVKEKRVEGISALRDESDKDGMRIVIEIKRDAVGEVVLNNLYSQTQLQVSFGINMVALHHGQPKIMNLKEILSAFVRHRREVVTRRTIFELRKARDRAHILEALAVALANIDPIIELIRRAPTPAEAKAALISRPWDLGNVAAMLERAGDDAARPEWLEPEFGVRDGQYYLTEQQAQAILDLRLQKLTGLEHEKLLDEYKELLEQIAELLHILGSAERLMEVIREELELVRDQFGDERRTEITANTADINIEDLINQEDVVVTLSHQGYVKYQPLTDYEAQRRGGKGKSAARIKEEDFIDRLLVANTHDTILCFSSRGRLYWMKVYQLPEASRGARGRPIVNLLPLEANERITAILPVREYEEGVNVFMATASGTVKKTALTEFSRPRSAGIIAVNLNEGDELIGVDLTSGSDEVMLFSAAGKVVRFKENAVRAMGRTATGVRGIKLAGEDSVVSLIIPRGEGAILTVTQNGYGKRTAEGEYPTKSRGTQGVISIKVTERNGSVVGAVQVDDTDQIMMITDAGTLVRTRVSEISVVGRNTQGVILIRTAEDENVVGLQRVAEPVDDEELDSIDGSVAEGDDDIAPETDTDDDAADDADE, via the coding sequence ATGAGCGACCTTGCGAGAGAAATTACACCGGTTAACATCGAGGAAGAGCTGAAGAGCTCCTATCTGGACTATGCGATGTCGGTCATTGTTGGCCGTGCGCTGCCGGACGTCCGCGATGGCCTGAAGCCGGTACACCGTCGCGTACTATACGCCATGAACGTATTGGGCAATGACTGGAATAAAGCCTACAAAAAATCTGCCCGTGTCGTTGGTGACGTAATCGGTAAATACCATCCTCATGGTGATTCCGCGGTGTACGACACTATCGTCCGTATGGCGCAGCCATTCTCGCTGCGTTACATGCTGGTAGATGGTCAGGGTAACTTTGGTTCTATCGACGGCGACTCCGCCGCGGCAATGCGTTATACGGAAATCCGTCTGGCGAAGATTGCCCATGAGCTGATGGCCGACCTGGAAAAAGAGACGGTTGATTTCGTTGATAACTACGACGGCACGGAAAAAATTCCTGACGTTATGCCAACGAAAATCCCTAACCTGCTGGTGAACGGTTCGTCCGGTATCGCCGTCGGTATGGCAACCAACATTCCGCCACACAACATCACGGAAGTGATCAACGGTTGCCTGGCGTATATCGACGATGAAGACATCAGCATTGAAGGGCTGATGGAACACATCCCGGGCCCGGACTTCCCGACGGCGGCGATCATCAACGGTCGTCGTGGTATTGAAGAAGCGTACCGCACCGGTCGCGGCAAGATTTACATCCGTGCCCGCGCAGAAGTGGAAGCGGACGCCAAAACCGGCCGTGAAACGATCATTGTTCACGAGATCCCGTATCAGGTGAACAAAGCGCGTCTGATTGAAAAAATCGCCGAGCTGGTAAAAGAAAAACGTGTTGAAGGTATCAGCGCGCTGCGTGATGAGTCTGATAAAGACGGCATGCGCATCGTGATTGAAATCAAACGCGACGCCGTGGGTGAAGTTGTTCTGAACAACCTGTACTCCCAGACTCAGCTCCAGGTTTCCTTCGGTATCAACATGGTTGCACTGCACCATGGTCAGCCGAAGATCATGAACCTGAAAGAGATCCTGAGCGCGTTCGTGCGTCACCGCCGTGAAGTGGTGACTCGTCGTACCATCTTTGAACTGCGCAAAGCGCGCGACCGTGCGCACATCCTTGAAGCGCTGGCGGTTGCCCTGGCTAACATCGACCCGATCATCGAACTGATCCGTCGTGCGCCAACCCCGGCAGAAGCGAAAGCGGCACTGATTTCCCGTCCGTGGGATCTGGGTAACGTTGCAGCAATGCTGGAACGTGCGGGTGATGATGCTGCGCGTCCTGAGTGGCTGGAACCCGAGTTCGGCGTGCGTGACGGTCAATACTACCTGACTGAACAGCAGGCCCAGGCGATTCTGGATCTGCGTCTGCAGAAACTGACCGGCCTTGAGCATGAAAAACTGCTCGACGAATACAAAGAACTGCTGGAACAGATTGCTGAGCTGCTGCACATCCTGGGTAGCGCAGAACGTCTGATGGAAGTGATCCGTGAAGAGCTGGAGCTGGTCCGCGATCAGTTCGGCGATGAGCGTCGCACCGAAATCACCGCGAACACCGCGGACATCAACATCGAAGACCTGATCAACCAGGAAGACGTTGTTGTGACCCTGTCTCACCAGGGCTACGTGAAGTATCAGCCGTTAACCGACTACGAAGCACAGCGTCGTGGTGGTAAAGGCAAGTCTGCGGCACGTATTAAAGAAGAAGACTTTATTGACCGCCTGCTGGTGGCGAACACCCATGACACGATCCTCTGCTTCTCAAGCCGTGGTCGTCTGTACTGGATGAAGGTCTACCAGTTGCCGGAAGCGAGCCGTGGCGCGCGTGGTCGTCCAATCGTTAACCTGCTGCCGCTGGAAGCGAACGAACGTATTACCGCCATTCTGCCGGTACGCGAGTACGAAGAGGGCGTGAACGTCTTTATGGCGACCGCCAGCGGTACCGTGAAGAAAACCGCGCTCACCGAGTTCAGCCGTCCACGTTCTGCGGGTATCATCGCTGTGAACCTGAACGAAGGTGATGAGCTGATTGGCGTCGATCTGACCTCCGGTTCGGATGAAGTGATGCTGTTCTCTGCGGCCGGTAAAGTGGTGCGCTTTAAAGAGAACGCCGTCCGTGCAATGGGTCGTACCGCTACGGGCGTTCGTGGTATCAAGCTGGCTGGCGAAGACTCTGTGGTTTCCCTGATTATTCCGCGCGGTGAAGGGGCTATCCTGACCGTGACGCAGAATGGTTACGGTAAACGTACGGCGGAAGGGGAATACCCAACCAAGTCTCGCGGCACGCAGGGCGTTATCTCTATCAAAGTGACCGAGCGCAACGGTTCCGTTGTGGGCGCGGTTCAGGTAGATGATACCGACCAGATCATGATGATCACCGATGCCGGTACGCTGGTGCGTACGCGCGTTTCTGAGATCAGCGTGGTGGGTCGTAACACCCAGGGCGTGATCCTCATCCGTACTGCGGAAGATGAAAACGTTGTGGGTCTGCAGCGTGTTGCAGAGCCGGTGGACGACGAAGAGCTCGATTCCATCGACGGCAGCGTCGCTGAAGGTGATGATGATATCGCACCGGAAACCGACACCGACGACGATGCAGCGGATGACGCTGACGAGTAA
- the ubiG gene encoding bifunctional 2-polyprenyl-6-hydroxyphenol methylase/3-demethylubiquinol 3-O-methyltransferase UbiG has translation MNAEKSPVSHNVDHEEIAKFEAVASRWWDLEGEFKPLHRINPLRLGYIAERSGGLFGKKVLDVGCGGGILAESMAREGATVTGLDMGFEPLQVARLHALESGIKVEYVQETVEEHAAKYAHQYDVVTCMEMLEHVPDPQSVVHACAKLVKPGGQVFFSTINRNGKAWLMAVVGAEYVLRMVPKGTHDVKKFIKPAELLSWVDQTWLKEQHITGLHFNPLTDKFKLAPGVDVNYMLHTTAKND, from the coding sequence ATGAATGCCGAAAAATCCCCGGTGTCTCACAACGTTGACCATGAAGAGATTGCCAAATTTGAAGCGGTGGCGTCCCGCTGGTGGGATCTCGAGGGTGAGTTCAAACCTCTGCACCGTATTAACCCGCTGCGTCTGGGCTATATCGCTGAGCGTTCCGGCGGTCTGTTCGGTAAGAAAGTGCTCGATGTCGGTTGCGGTGGCGGTATCCTGGCAGAGAGCATGGCGCGCGAAGGGGCTACTGTCACGGGTCTGGACATGGGCTTTGAGCCGCTGCAGGTTGCCCGTCTCCATGCCCTGGAGTCCGGCATAAAGGTAGAATACGTGCAGGAAACCGTGGAAGAGCACGCGGCCAAATATGCGCATCAGTACGATGTGGTGACCTGCATGGAGATGCTGGAGCACGTTCCCGATCCGCAGTCCGTAGTGCACGCCTGCGCAAAACTGGTGAAACCGGGCGGCCAGGTCTTCTTCTCGACCATCAACCGTAATGGTAAAGCCTGGCTGATGGCCGTCGTCGGCGCAGAGTATGTGCTGCGCATGGTGCCGAAAGGGACACACGACGTGAAGAAATTCATTAAGCCTGCTGAGTTACTGAGCTGGGTTGACCAGACGTGGCTTAAAGAGCAACACATCACCGGTCTGCATTTCAATCCATTGACCGATAAATTCAAACTCGCACCGGGCGTAGATGTTAACTATATGTTGCATACAACCGCCAAAAACGACTAA
- the rcsC gene encoding two-component system sensor histidine kinase RcsC encodes MKYLVSFRTTLKVSRYLFRALALLLWLLVALFSVFYIVNALHQKEAEIRQEFNLSSDQAQRYIQRTSDVMKELKYIAENRLTAENGILALRGRNDKTEVPDFQPLFPDSDCSTMSNTWRGSLESLAWFMRYWRDNFSAAYDLNRVFLIGSENLCVADFGLRDLPVERDDALKSLHERIVKYRNAPQDERGNNIFWISQGPRTGVGYFYALTPVYLGNRLQALLGIEQTIRMENFFTPGSLPMGVTILDENGHQLISLAGPDNRLNVDPHWMQERSWFGYTSGFRELVLKKSLPPSSLSIVYSLPVDMVLERIRILIMNAILLNLLVGGALFTLARMYERKIFIPAESDAQRLEEHEQFNRKIVASAPVGICILRTQDGTNILSNELAHNYLNMLTHEDRQRLTQIICGQQVNFVDVLTSTHTNLQISFVHSRYRNENVAICVLVDVSARVKMEESLQEMAQAAEQASQSKSMFLATVSHELRTPLYGIIGNLDLLQTKELPKGVDRLVTAMNNSSSLLLKIISDILDFSKIESEQLKIEPREFSPREVMNHISANYLPLVVRKQLGLYCFIEPDVPLTLHGDPMRLQQVISNLLSNAIKFTDVGCIVLHVCRAGDYLSIRVRDTGVGIPAKEVVRLFDPFFQVGTGVQRNFQGTGLGLAICEKLVSMMDGDISVDTEPGMGSQFTIRIPLYSAQYPAKTTVDGLSNKRCWLAVHNASLNDYLTALLTYSGVRVSRYEGQTPDVDDVLITDDMPEQPWQGRGTVLFCRRHIGIPVERAPGEWVHSVATPHELMSLLARIYKVHLEESDGAGGLPSPESLASVNDDMMILVVDDHPINRRLLADQLGSLGYQCKTANDGVDALNVLSKNHIDIVLSDVNMPNMDGYRLTQRIRQLGLTLPVVGVTANALAEEKQRCLESGMDSCLSKPVTLDVLKQTLSVYADRVRKTRI; translated from the coding sequence TTGAAATACCTCGTCTCCTTTCGTACTACGCTGAAAGTTTCTCGCTATCTGTTTCGGGCGCTGGCGCTCTTGCTTTGGCTGCTGGTGGCATTGTTCTCGGTGTTTTACATCGTTAACGCGCTGCATCAGAAAGAAGCGGAGATCCGCCAGGAGTTTAATTTAAGCTCCGACCAGGCACAGCGCTACATTCAGCGAACGTCTGATGTAATGAAGGAGCTGAAGTACATTGCTGAAAATCGTCTGACGGCGGAAAATGGTATTCTTGCTCTTCGCGGTCGTAACGACAAAACCGAAGTCCCGGACTTCCAGCCGTTGTTCCCGGATTCCGATTGTTCCACCATGAGCAATACCTGGCGTGGGTCACTGGAATCTCTTGCCTGGTTTATGCGCTACTGGCGCGACAATTTTTCTGCTGCTTATGACCTCAATCGCGTGTTCCTGATTGGCAGTGAAAATCTCTGCGTGGCGGATTTTGGCCTGCGCGATCTTCCCGTCGAGCGTGATGATGCGTTGAAAAGCCTGCACGAACGCATCGTGAAATACCGCAATGCACCGCAGGATGAGCGCGGAAATAACATCTTCTGGATAAGCCAGGGCCCGCGCACGGGGGTGGGTTATTTCTACGCCCTGACGCCGGTGTATCTGGGCAATCGCCTGCAGGCGCTGCTGGGGATTGAACAGACCATTCGTATGGAAAACTTCTTCACCCCGGGCAGTCTGCCAATGGGGGTGACTATTCTTGATGAAAATGGACATCAGCTTATCTCCCTTGCCGGGCCGGACAACCGTTTAAACGTCGATCCGCACTGGATGCAGGAGCGATCGTGGTTTGGTTATACCTCGGGGTTCCGCGAACTGGTGCTGAAGAAGAGCCTGCCGCCTTCGTCGCTGAGTATCGTCTATTCGCTGCCGGTGGATATGGTGCTTGAGCGGATACGTATTCTTATCATGAATGCGATTCTGCTCAACCTGCTGGTGGGGGGCGCGCTGTTCACGCTGGCGCGCATGTATGAGCGGAAAATCTTTATTCCTGCCGAAAGCGACGCCCAGCGGCTGGAGGAACACGAGCAGTTTAACCGCAAGATTGTTGCCTCGGCGCCGGTGGGGATCTGTATTCTGCGTACCCAGGACGGGACCAATATCCTGAGTAATGAGCTGGCACATAATTACCTGAACATGCTGACGCATGAGGATCGGCAAAGGCTGACGCAAATTATCTGTGGTCAGCAGGTTAACTTTGTCGACGTGCTGACCAGCACGCACACTAACCTGCAAATCAGCTTTGTGCATTCCCGCTATCGCAATGAAAACGTGGCGATTTGCGTGCTGGTGGATGTTTCTGCACGCGTGAAGATGGAAGAGTCGTTGCAGGAGATGGCGCAGGCGGCAGAGCAGGCCAGCCAGTCGAAATCGATGTTCCTTGCGACCGTCAGCCACGAGTTGCGAACGCCGCTGTACGGGATTATCGGTAACCTCGACCTGTTGCAGACGAAGGAATTGCCGAAAGGGGTCGACAGGCTGGTGACGGCGATGAACAACTCCTCCAGCCTGCTGCTGAAAATCATCAGCGATATTCTCGACTTCTCCAAAATTGAGTCTGAGCAGCTGAAAATCGAACCGCGTGAGTTCTCTCCGCGTGAGGTGATGAACCACATCAGCGCCAACTATCTGCCGCTGGTGGTGCGTAAACAGCTGGGGCTTTACTGTTTTATTGAGCCGGACGTGCCGCTGACGCTGCACGGCGATCCCATGCGCCTGCAGCAGGTCATCTCTAACCTGCTCAGCAACGCCATTAAATTCACCGATGTAGGCTGTATTGTGTTGCACGTTTGCCGGGCCGGAGATTACCTGAGCATTCGCGTGCGCGACACGGGCGTCGGCATCCCGGCGAAAGAGGTGGTTCGTCTGTTCGACCCGTTCTTCCAGGTGGGGACCGGCGTGCAGCGTAACTTCCAGGGCACCGGACTGGGGCTGGCAATCTGTGAAAAGCTCGTGAGCATGATGGACGGCGATATCTCTGTTGATACTGAGCCCGGCATGGGTAGCCAGTTCACTATCCGCATTCCGCTCTATTCGGCTCAGTATCCGGCAAAAACGACGGTTGACGGCCTGAGCAATAAGCGCTGCTGGCTGGCGGTGCATAATGCCTCTTTGAATGACTATCTCACTGCGCTGCTCACTTACAGCGGCGTGAGGGTGTCCCGCTATGAAGGTCAAACACCGGATGTGGACGATGTGCTGATTACCGACGATATGCCGGAACAGCCGTGGCAGGGAAGAGGGACGGTACTCTTCTGCCGTCGTCACATCGGCATCCCGGTTGAGCGTGCGCCGGGAGAATGGGTACATAGCGTAGCAACGCCGCATGAGCTGATGAGCCTGCTGGCACGCATCTACAAAGTGCATCTGGAAGAGAGTGACGGCGCGGGTGGATTACCGTCACCGGAGTCTCTGGCGTCGGTGAATGACGATATGATGATTCTGGTGGTGGATGACCATCCGATTAACCGCCGCCTGCTGGCCGACCAGTTGGGTTCGCTTGGCTATCAGTGCAAAACGGCTAATGATGGCGTGGATGCGCTGAATGTACTGAGTAAAAATCATATTGATATCGTTCTCAGCGACGTAAATATGCCAAATATGGATGGCTATCGTCTGACGCAGCGCATCCGCCAGCTTGGCCTGACGTTACCGGTTGTGGGCGTGACGGCGAACGCGCTGGCGGAAGAGAAACAGCGCTGCCTGGAGTCAGGTATGGACAGCTGTTTATCAAAACCGGTGACGCTGGATGTGCTGAAGCAGACACTGTCTGTTTATGCGGATCGCGTGAGAAAAACGCGGATATAA
- the rcsB gene encoding transcriptional regulator RcsB, whose amino-acid sequence MNNMNVIIADDHPIVLFGIRKSLEQIEWVNVVGEFEDSTALINNLPKLDAHVLITDLSMPGDKYGDGITLIKYIKRHFPDISIIVLTMNNNPAILSAVLDLDIEGIVLKQGAPTDLPKALAALQKGKKFTPESVSRLLEKISAGGYGDKRLSPKESEVLRLFAEGFLVTEIAKKLNRSIKTISSQKKSAMMKLGVDNDIALLNYLSSVTLSATDKD is encoded by the coding sequence TGAACGTAATTATTGCCGATGACCATCCGATTGTACTGTTCGGTATTCGCAAATCACTTGAACAGATCGAGTGGGTGAATGTAGTCGGTGAATTTGAAGACTCTACAGCACTGATCAATAACCTCCCAAAGCTTGATGCACACGTGCTCATTACCGATCTCTCCATGCCTGGGGACAAGTACGGTGATGGGATCACGCTCATCAAATATATTAAACGTCACTTCCCCGATATCTCGATTATCGTTCTGACCATGAACAACAACCCGGCGATTCTGAGCGCGGTGTTGGATCTGGATATCGAAGGCATTGTGCTGAAACAAGGCGCACCAACCGATCTGCCAAAAGCGCTCGCGGCGCTGCAGAAAGGCAAGAAATTCACGCCTGAGAGCGTCTCTCGCCTGCTGGAAAAAATCAGCGCAGGTGGCTACGGTGACAAACGCCTGTCGCCGAAAGAGAGCGAAGTACTGCGCCTGTTCGCCGAAGGTTTCCTGGTGACCGAAATTGCCAAGAAGCTGAACCGCAGTATTAAAACCATCAGCAGCCAGAAGAAATCAGCGATGATGAAGCTGGGTGTGGACAACGATATTGCCCTGCTGAACTATCTCTCCTCCGTCACGCTGAGCGCAACGGATAAGGATTGA
- the nrdB gene encoding ribonucleotide-diphosphate reductase subunit beta has protein sequence MAYTTFSQTKNDQLKEPMFFGQPVNVARYDQQKYDIFEKLIEKQLSFFWRPEEVDVSRDRIDYQSLPDHEKHIFISNLKYQTLLDSIQGRSPNVALLPLISIPELETWVETWAFSETIHSRSYTHIIRNIVNDPAVVFDDIVTNEQIQKRAEGIAHYYDELIEMTSYWHLLGEGTHNVNGKTVTVNLRALKKQLYLCLMSVNALEAIRFYVSFACSFAFAERKLMEGNAKIIRLIARDEALHLTGTQHMLNLLRSGVDDPEMAEIAEECKQECYDLFVLAAQQEKEWADYLFRDGSMIGLNKDILCQYVEYITNIRMQAVGLDLPFQTRSNPIPWINTWLVSDNVQVAPQEVEVSSYLVGQIDSEVDTDDLSNFQL, from the coding sequence ATGGCATACACCACCTTTTCACAGACGAAAAACGACCAGCTCAAAGAGCCGATGTTCTTCGGCCAGCCAGTCAACGTGGCACGCTACGATCAGCAAAAATATGACATCTTCGAAAAGCTGATTGAAAAGCAACTCTCCTTCTTCTGGCGCCCGGAAGAGGTTGACGTCTCCCGCGACCGTATTGATTACCAGTCGCTGCCGGATCACGAAAAACATATCTTCATCAGCAACCTGAAGTACCAGACGCTGCTGGACTCCATTCAGGGCCGCAGCCCGAACGTGGCGCTGCTGCCGCTGATCTCCATTCCGGAACTGGAAACCTGGGTGGAAACCTGGGCGTTCTCTGAGACGATCCACTCCCGTTCTTACACCCATATCATTCGCAATATCGTTAACGATCCGGCGGTGGTGTTTGACGATATCGTCACTAACGAGCAGATCCAGAAACGCGCAGAAGGCATTGCCCACTACTACGACGAACTGATCGAGATGACCAGCTACTGGCATCTGCTGGGCGAAGGCACCCATAACGTGAACGGCAAAACTGTTACCGTGAACCTGCGTGCGCTGAAAAAACAGCTGTATCTGTGCCTGATGAGCGTCAACGCGCTGGAAGCCATTCGCTTCTACGTGAGCTTTGCCTGCTCTTTCGCCTTTGCTGAACGCAAGCTGATGGAAGGTAACGCCAAGATCATCCGTCTTATCGCCCGTGACGAAGCCCTGCACCTGACCGGCACCCAGCACATGCTGAACTTGCTGCGCAGCGGCGTGGACGACCCGGAAATGGCGGAAATCGCCGAAGAGTGCAAACAGGAGTGCTATGACCTGTTCGTGCTGGCGGCCCAGCAGGAGAAAGAGTGGGCAGACTACCTGTTCCGCGACGGCTCCATGATTGGCCTGAACAAAGACATTCTGTGCCAGTACGTTGAGTACATCACCAACATCCGTATGCAGGCTGTCGGCCTCGACCTGCCGTTCCAGACGCGCTCCAACCCCATCCCGTGGATCAACACCTGGCTGGTATCGGATAACGTGCAGGTTGCGCCGCAGGAAGTGGAAGTGAGTTCTTACCTGGTCGGTCAGATTGACTCCGAAGTTGATACTGACGACCTGAGCAACTTCCAGCTCTGA
- a CDS encoding 2Fe-2S ferredoxin-like protein, whose translation MTRVTLRLSGTEVLCQEEHPSLLVALEANQVAVEYQCREGYCGSCRCRLVTGQVDWLTEPLAFISEGEILPCCCRAKGDIEIEM comes from the coding sequence ATGACACGCGTAACGCTACGTCTTTCTGGCACCGAAGTGCTGTGTCAGGAAGAGCACCCTTCTCTGCTGGTGGCGCTTGAGGCGAACCAGGTGGCGGTTGAGTATCAGTGTCGTGAAGGCTATTGCGGCTCCTGTCGCTGCCGTCTGGTGACAGGTCAGGTGGACTGGCTGACCGAGCCGCTGGCCTTTATCAGTGAAGGGGAAATTTTGCCCTGCTGCTGCCGGGCAAAAGGCGATATCGAGATCGAGATGTAA
- the nrdA gene encoding ribonucleoside-diphosphate reductase subunit alpha, translating to MNQSLLVTKRDGTTERINLDKIHRVLDWAAEGLNNVSISQVELKSHIQFYDGIKTSDIHETIIKAAADLISREAPDYQYLAARLAIFHLRKKAYGQFEPPALYDHVVKMVELGKYDTHLLEDYTEEEFEQMNGFIDHWRDMNFSYAAVKQLEGKYLVQNRVTGEIYESAQFLYILVAACLFSNYPRETRLEYVKRFYDAVSTFKISLPTPIMSGVRTPTRQFSSCVLIECGDSLDSINATSSAIVKYVSQRAGIGINAGRIRALGSPIRGGEAFHTGCIPFYKHFQTAVKSCSQGGVRGGAATLFYPMWHLEVESLLVLKNNRGVEGNRVRHMDYGVQINKLMYTRLLKGEDITLFSPSDVPGLYDAFFADQDEFERLYTKYEKDDSIRKQRVKAVDLFSLMMQERASTGRIYIQNVDHCNTHSPFDPAVAPVRQSNLCLEIALPTKPLDDVNDENGEIALCTLSAFNLGAIKSLDELEELAVLAVRALDALLDYQDYPIPAAKRGAMGRRTLGIGVINFAYWLAKNGKRYSDGSANNLTHQTFEAIQYYLMKASNELAKEQGACPWFNETTYAKGIMPIDTYKKDLDAIVSEPLHLDWEGLRESIKTYGLRNSTLSALMPSETSSQISNATNGIEPPRGHVSIKASKDGVLRQVVPDYETLGNNYELLWEMPNNDGYLQLVGIMQKFIDQSISANTNYDPTRFPSGKVPMQQLLKDLLTAYKFGVKTLYYHNTRDGAEDAQDDLVPSIQDDGCESGACKI from the coding sequence ATGAATCAGAGTCTGCTGGTGACAAAGCGCGACGGTACCACCGAGCGTATCAATCTGGACAAAATCCATCGAGTTCTCGACTGGGCAGCAGAAGGACTGAACAACGTATCTATCTCCCAGGTTGAACTGAAATCTCACATCCAGTTCTACGACGGCATCAAAACGTCTGATATCCATGAAACCATCATTAAAGCGGCGGCGGATCTGATCTCCCGTGAAGCACCGGATTATCAGTACCTGGCTGCACGCCTGGCCATTTTCCACCTGCGCAAAAAAGCCTACGGCCAGTTTGAGCCGCCTGCGCTTTACGATCACGTAGTGAAAATGGTTGAGCTGGGCAAATACGACACGCATCTGCTGGAAGACTATACGGAAGAAGAGTTCGAGCAGATGAACGGGTTTATCGATCACTGGCGCGACATGAACTTCTCCTACGCGGCGGTGAAGCAGCTCGAAGGCAAATACCTGGTTCAAAACCGTGTGACCGGTGAGATCTACGAAAGCGCCCAGTTCCTCTATATTCTGGTGGCCGCTTGCCTGTTCTCTAACTACCCACGTGAAACCCGTCTGGAATACGTGAAGCGTTTCTATGATGCGGTATCCACGTTTAAAATTTCTCTGCCTACGCCAATCATGTCTGGCGTGCGCACCCCTACCCGCCAGTTCAGCTCCTGCGTGCTGATCGAGTGTGGTGACAGCCTGGATTCTATCAACGCCACCTCCAGCGCCATTGTGAAATACGTTTCCCAGCGTGCTGGTATCGGTATCAACGCCGGTCGCATCCGTGCTCTGGGCAGCCCAATTCGCGGCGGTGAAGCATTCCACACCGGCTGTATCCCGTTCTATAAGCACTTCCAGACGGCGGTTAAATCCTGCTCTCAGGGCGGCGTACGCGGCGGTGCTGCGACCCTGTTCTACCCGATGTGGCACCTGGAAGTGGAAAGCCTGCTGGTACTGAAAAACAACCGTGGCGTGGAAGGCAACCGCGTGCGTCACATGGACTACGGCGTACAGATCAACAAATTGATGTACACCCGTCTGCTGAAAGGTGAAGACATCACCCTGTTCAGCCCGTCCGACGTCCCTGGCCTGTACGACGCGTTCTTCGCTGATCAGGATGAGTTCGAACGCCTGTACACCAAATACGAAAAAGACGACAGCATCCGTAAACAGCGTGTGAAAGCGGTAGACCTGTTCTCTCTGATGATGCAGGAACGTGCCTCTACCGGCCGTATCTACATCCAGAACGTTGACCACTGCAACACCCACAGCCCGTTCGATCCGGCTGTTGCGCCAGTGCGCCAGTCTAACCTGTGCCTGGAAATCGCCCTGCCGACCAAGCCGCTGGACGATGTTAACGACGAAAACGGTGAAATTGCGCTGTGTACGCTGTCTGCGTTCAACCTGGGTGCGATTAAGAGCCTCGACGAGCTGGAAGAGCTGGCCGTGCTGGCGGTTCGTGCGCTGGATGCCCTGCTGGACTACCAGGATTACCCAATCCCGGCCGCTAAACGTGGTGCAATGGGTCGTCGTACCCTGGGCATTGGCGTGATCAACTTTGCCTACTGGCTGGCGAAAAACGGCAAGCGTTACTCTGACGGCAGCGCCAATAACCTGACCCACCAGACGTTTGAAGCTATTCAGTATTACCTGATGAAAGCGTCCAACGAGCTGGCGAAAGAGCAAGGTGCGTGCCCGTGGTTTAACGAAACCACTTACGCGAAAGGCATTATGCCGATCGATACCTACAAAAAAGATCTGGACGCGATTGTCAGCGAGCCGCTGCATCTGGATTGGGAAGGCCTTCGCGAATCCATTAAGACTTATGGCCTGCGTAACTCTACGCTCTCTGCCCTGATGCCGTCTGAGACCTCTTCGCAGATCTCTAACGCCACCAACGGTATCGAGCCACCTCGCGGCCACGTCAGCATTAAAGCGTCGAAAGACGGTGTTCTGCGCCAGGTGGTGCCGGATTACGAGACGCTGGGTAACAACTACGAGCTGCTGTGGGAAATGCCGAACAACGACGGCTACCTGCAGCTGGTTGGGATCATGCAGAAGTTTATCGACCAGTCGATCTCTGCAAACACCAACTACGACCCAACGCGCTTCCCGTCTGGCAAGGTTCCGATGCAGCAACTGCTGAAAGACCTGCTCACTGCCTATAAATTTGGCGTGAAAACCCTGTACTATCACAACACCCGTGATGGTGCAGAAGACGCGCAGGACGACCTTGTACCGTCAATTCAGGACGATGGCTGCGAAAGCGGCGCATGTAAGATCTAA